Proteins from one Choloepus didactylus isolate mChoDid1 chromosome 4, mChoDid1.pri, whole genome shotgun sequence genomic window:
- the FAM181A gene encoding protein FAM181A, translated as MESPVRWPLVMASDSDVKMLLNFVNLASSDIKAALDKSAPCRRSVDHRKYLQKQLKRFSQKYSRLPRGLPGRAAEPHLKRGPEDRAGRLPLDGLAPSPGGGGGCKEKALGNPDGEECLSKQQPLPGQDPEAARAGQVPMRKRQLPASFWEEPRPTHSYPMGLEGGLGPREGTPYEGKKNCKGLGPLGPETTPVPASPRVLAEKEPLKMPGVSLVGRVNAWSCCPFQYHGQPIYPGPPGALPHGSVPSLGLWRKSPASPGELAHFCKDVGDPGQKVYRPVVLKPIPTKPAMPPPIFNVFGYL; from the coding sequence ATGGAAAGCCCTGTGCGGTGGCCGCTGGTGATGGCCTCCGACAGCGACGTGAAGATGCTGCTGAACTTCGTGAACCTGGCGTCCAGCGACATCAAGGCGGCCCTGGACAAGTCTGCACCCTGCCGCCGCTCCGTGGACCACCGCAAGTACCTGCAGAAGCAGCTCAAACGCTTCTCCCAGAAGTACTCGCGGCTCCCGCGCGGCCTCCCCGGCAGAGCAGCTGAGCCCCATCTGAAGAGGGGACCTGAGGACCGGGCCGGCAGGCTGCCCCTCGACGGCCTTGCGCCCAGCCCcggcgggggtgggggctgcaaggAGAAGGCTCTGGGGAACCCCGACGGGGAAGAATGTCTCTCTAAGCAGCAGCCCCTACCCGGGCAGGATCCAGAAGCTGCCAGAGCTGGCCAGGTGCCCATGAGGAAAAGACAACTGCCAGCTTCTTTCTGGGAGGAGCCACGGCCCACCCACAGCTACCCCATGGGGCTGGAGGGGGGGCTGGGCCCCAGGGAGGGAACTCCCTATGAGGGTAAGAAAAATTGCAAGGGCTTGGGGCCCTTGGGGCCCGAGACTACCCCGGTGCCGGCTTCCCCGCGGGTACTGGCAGAGAAGGAGCCCCTCAAAATGCCAGGGGTCTCCCTGGTGGGCCGCGTCAATGCCTGGAGCTGCTGCCCCTTCCAGTACCATGGACAGCCCATCTACCCGGGCCCTCCGGGGGCCCTCCCCCATGGCTCCGTCCCCAGTCTGGGGCTGTGGCGGAAAAGCCCGGCCTCCCCTGGGGAGCTGGCCCATTTCTGCAAGGATGTGGGCGACCCTGGGCAGAAAGTGTACAGACCAGTAGTTCTGAAGCCCATCCCCACCAAGCCGGCCATGCCCCCACCCATCTTCAATGTCTTTGGCTACCTCTAA